In one window of Juglans regia cultivar Chandler chromosome 3, Walnut 2.0, whole genome shotgun sequence DNA:
- the LOC108984178 gene encoding pentatricopeptide repeat-containing protein At5g04780, mitochondrial-like — protein sequence MIKWTMRIWSLLSLQNHLRQRPYLTFEPVTLPTTFLFPVKFIQTYVKFGGDPQTATILSSIHKGSLTPSTISYSKLLSQCTASKSINSGMEVHAHVVRFGLFEDRNVRNHLVNLYSKCRCFGYARKLVEESTEPDLVSWSALISGYAQNGLGKEAILAFHEMHLLGVKCNEFTFPSVLKACSVTKDLGLGKQVHGIVVVTGFEFDVFVANTLIVLYAKCGELGDSRRLFYAIPERGVVSWNALFSSYVQSGFCGEALDLFQEMVSNGISPNEFSLSSILNACSGLGNGGQGKKMHGYLVKLGYDYDPFSANALVDMYAKVGDIEDAIIVFEEIAQPDIVSWNAVIAGCVLHGNHDWALKLFVKMRRSETRPNMFTLSSALKACAGMGLEELGRQLHSRLIKMDTESDLFVGVGLIDMYSKCHMMGEARMVFNLMPNEDLIAYNAVISGHSHNGEDMEAVSLFAEMHKEGIGFNQTTLCTVLKSTASLEAINVSRQLHALSLKFGFHSDIYVINSILDAYGKCSRLDDATRTFEECPIGDLVAFTSMITAYSQYGQGEEALKLYLQMHDRGIKPDPFVCSSLLNACANLSAYEQGKQIHVHALKFGFMSDVFAGNSIVNMYAKCGSIDDADRAFSEIPERGIVSWSAMIGGLAQHGHGKQALQLFNQMLKDDVSPNHITLVSVLCACNHAGLVSEAREYFDSMRELFGIEPMQEHYACMIDLLGRAGKLDEAMELVNTMPFQANASIWGALLGAARIHKNVHLGRHAAEMLLTLEPEKSGTHVLLANIYASAGMWENVAKVRRLMKDSMVKKEPGMSWIEVKDKVYTFIVGDRSHSRSKEIYAKLDELADLMNKAGYVPMVEIDLHDLEQSEKERLLFHHSEKLAVAFGLIATPPGVPIRVKKNLRICVDCHTAFKFICKIVSREIIVRDINRFHHFKGGLCSCGDYW from the coding sequence ATGATCAAATGGACCATGAGGATTTGGAGCCTCCTTTCCCTCCAAAATCATCTTCGCCAACGACCTTACCTAACGTTTGAACCCGTTACTCTCCCAACCACTTTCCTCTTCCCTGTTAAATTTATCCAAACCTACGTTAAATTTGGCGGAGACCCACAAACTGCAACTATTCTAAGCTCAATCCATAAGGGGAGTTTAACACCCAGCACTATATCCTACTCCAAGCTCCTCTCACAATGCACTGCTTCCAAGTCTATTAATTCAGGCATGGAAGTCCATGCCCATGTAGTTAGATTTGGATTATTTGAGGACCGGAATGTTAGGAACCATCTGGTAAATCTGTATTCAAAGTGTCGTTGTTTTGGGTATGCCCGGAAACTGGTTGAGGAAAGTACTGAACCGGATTTGGTTTCTTGGTCTGCTTTGATATCTGGGTATGCACAAAATGGGCTTGGTAAAGAAGCTATATTGGCCTTTCATGAGATGCACTTGTTGGGTGTGAAGTGCAACGAGTTTACGTTTCCAAGTGTTCTTAAGGCATGCTCTGTAACGAAGGATTTGGGGCTAGGGAAGCAGGTTCATGGGATTGTTGTGGTAACAGGGTTTGAATTCGATGTGTTTGTTGCAAATACTTTGATTGTATTGTACGCAAAATGTGGGGAGTTAGGGGATTCAAGGAGACTGTTTTATGCAATTCCAGAACGGGGTGTTGTTTCATGGAATGCATTGTTTTCTTCTTATGTGCAGAGCGGTTTCTGTGGGGAAGCATTAGATTTGTTTCAGGAGATGGTTTCAAATGGAATAAGCCCAAATGAGTTTAGTTTGTCAAGTATACTGAATGCTTGCTCGGGTTTGGGGAATGGTGGTCaaggaaagaaaatgcatgGGTATTTGGTAAAGCTTGGATATGATTATGATCCATTCTCAGCAAACGCACTTGTTGACATGTATGCAAAAGTAGGAGATATCGAAGATGCAATTATTGTTTTCGAGGAAATTGCACAACCTGATATTGTTTCCTGGAATGCTGTAATTGCTGGCTGCGTTCTTCATGGGAACCATGATTGGGCTTTGAAGTTATTTGTGAAAATGAGAAGGTCAGAAACACGTCCAAATATGTTTACCTTATCAAGTGCTCTTAAAGCTTGTGCTGGAATGGGGCTCGAAGAATTGGGTAGACAGTTGCACTCTAGATTGATAAAAATGGATACAGAATCAGATTTGTTTGTGGGTGTGGGACTGATAGATATGTACTCAAAGTGCCATATGATGGGTGAAGCAAGGATGGTTTTCAATTTGATGCCAAACGAGGACTTGATTGCTTATAATGCTGTTATCTCTGGACATTCACACAATGGGGAAGACATGGAAGCTGTATCACTTTTTGCTGAGATGCATAAAGAAGGAATAGGATTCAACCAGACTACTTTATGCACAGTCCTCAAATCCACAGCTAGCTTGGAGGCTATCAATGTTTCTAGACAACTTCATGCACTTTCACTGAAATTTGGTTTTCATTCAGATATTTATGTCATAAACAGTATTCTTGATGCATATGGAAAGTGTAGTCGTCTAGATGATGCAACCAGAACTTTTGAAGAATGCCCAATTGGAGATCTGGTGGCTTTCACATCCATGATCACTGCTTATTCTCAGTATGGTCAAGGTGAGGAAGCTCTAAAGCTCTATTTGCAAATGCATGACAGGGGGATCAAGCCAGACCCATTTGTTTGTAGTTCCCTTCTAAATGCTTGTGCAAATTTATCGGCATATGAACAAGGTAAACAGATACATGTTCATGCTCTGAAGTTTGGGTTCATGTCTGATGTCTTTGCTGGAAATTCTATAGTTAACATGTATGCAAAGTGTGGAAGCATAGACGATGCAGATCGTGCTTTCTCTGAGATACCCGAGAGGGGAATAGTATCATGGTCCGCAATGATTGGGGGACTTGCACAACACGGCCATGGGAAGCAGGCCCTCCAATTGTTTAACCAGATGCTTAAAGATGATGTTTCCCCAAATCATATAACTTTAGTTAGTGTCCTTTGTGCATGCAATCATGCAGGTTTGGTAAGCGAAGCCAGAGAATATTTTGATTCGATGAGAGAGTTGTTTGGTATTGAACCAATGCAAGAGCATTATGCTTGTAtgattgatcttcttggccgtGCTGGGAAATTAGATGAAGCAATGGAACTTGTAAATACAATGCCATTTCAAGCTAATGCTTCGATTTGGGGTGCCCTTCTTGGTGCTGCAAGAATCCATAAAAATGTCCATCTCGGCCGACATGCTGCTGAGATGCTCCTAACACTTGAACCAGAGAAATCAGGTACCCATGTGCTTCTTGCAAACATTTATGCATCAGCTGGCATGTGGGAAAATGTTGCAAAGGTGAGAAGGCTTATGAAAGATAGCATGGTGAAGAAGGAACCCGGAATGAGTTGGATTGAGGTCAAAGACAAAGTATACACCTTTATAGTAGGAGATAGAAGCCATTCTAGAAGCAAGGAAATATATGCCAAACTTGATGAGCTCGCTGACTTGATGAATAAAGCTGGCTATGTTCCAATGGTAGAGATTGACCTTCATGATCTGGAACAGAGTGAAAAGGAGCGGCTTCTGTTCCACCACAGCGAAAAGCTTGCAGTGGCTTTTGGTTTAATTGCTACTCCACCAGGAGTTCCCATTAGGGTGAAGAAGAATCTTCGAATCTGCGTTGACTGCCACACTGCATTCAAGTTCATTTGTAAAATTGTCTCAAGGGAGATTATCGTGAGAGACATCAATAGATTCCACCATTTTAAAGGAGGTTTGTGTTCTTGTGGAGATTATTGGTGA
- the LOC108984179 gene encoding protein DEHYDRATION-INDUCED 19-like, which yields MDSDFWTSRLAAAKRQYTLQHHHQSSHLDRLSIDEFEVDDEVRPDFPCPYCYEDFDIVSLCSHLEDEHSFESKVTVCPICSVKVARDMLSHITLQHGHLFKLQRRRRLRRVAIPNSQALSLLGRDLREAHLQVLLGGGAHRSNSVNMSTAATDPFLSSLILNFPASEAEEISKSVAASAEDASAKNEAPAHIWKSSFDPSLSYEEREKRIRQAAGRAGFLQDVLFSTLLGD from the exons ATGGATTCCGACTTCTGGACCTCTCGCCTCGCCGCCGCCAAGCGCCAATACACACTCCAGCACCACCATCAGAGTTCCCACTTAG ATCGGTTGAGCATCGATGAGTTTGAGGTAGATGACGAGGTCCGACCCGATTTCCCATGCCCGTATTGCTACGAGGACTTCGACATCGTGTCTCTGTGCTCGCATCTCGAAGACGAGCACTCGTTCGAGTCCAAAGTCACC GTTTGTCCTATTTGCTCTGTTAAAGTTGCGCGGGACATGTTGAGCCATATCACCCTGCAACATGGACATTTGTTCAAG TTGCAGAGACGTCGCAGGTTACGCAGAGTAGCAATTCCTAACAGTCAGGCACTGTCTCTACTGGGTCGGGATCTTCGTGAGGCTCATCTGCAAGTGCTTCTAGGGGGTGGTGCACATCGGTCAAACAGTGTTAACATGTCTACTGCAGCTACTGATCCATTCTTATCATCGCTCATTTTGAATTTTCCTGCATCTGAAGCAGaagaaatatcaaaatctgTGGCTGCCAGTGCTGAGGACGCTTCTGCAAAAAATGAGGCACCAGCACATATATGGAAATCAAG TTTTGACCCTTCTTTGAGCTACGAAGAGCGGGAAAAAAGGATTCGACAAGCTGCCGGGAGAGCTGGTTTCTTGCAAGATGTCCTTTTCTCAACTCTGTTAGGTGATTAA
- the LOC108984180 gene encoding uncharacterized protein At4g28440-like, whose product MESIMETIQPQQQEQGSASRSEKRKPVFVKVDQLKPGTSGHTLIAKVLTSNKVLQKGRAASQHLRQTRIAECLIGDDTATILFTARNDQVDLMKPGATVILRNAKIDMFKGSMRLAVDKWGRIEVTEPAKFAVQEDNNLSLVEYELVNVVEE is encoded by the exons ATGGAGTCTATTATGGAGACGATTCAGCCTCAGCAACAAGAACAAGGGAGCGCGAGCAGATCGGAAAAGAGAAAGCCGGTGTTCGTGAAAGTGGATCAGCTGAAACCAGGAACGAGCGGTCACACACTGATCGCCAAGGTCTTGACCTCCAACAAGGTCTTGCAGAAGGGCCGCGCTGCCTCTCAGCACCTCCGCCAGACTCGCATCGCCGAGTGCCTTATCGGTGACGACACCGCCACCATCCTCTTCACCGCTCGCAACGATCAAG TTGACTTGATGAAGCCGGGCGCCACTGTAATTCTTCGTAACGCAAAGATTGACATGTTTAAGGGGTCTATGAGGCTAGCTGTTGACAAATGGGGCCGCATTGAAGTTACCGAACCTGCTAAGTTCGCAGTTCAAGAGGATAACAATCTCTCCCTGGTTGAATATGAGTTGGTGAATGTAGTCGAAGAGTGA